The DNA sequence GCTCGCCCGCCTCCGCCTCGGTGGGGCTCCGTCCCTCCAGCCATGGCGTCACGCTGAGCGCACCGGTCCCGACGCCGACGGTGAACCGGCCGGAGGACCGGGCGGGCAACGGCGCGCACACCGTCTCCATCCCGGCGGCCGCCAGTGCCGCCGCCCCCGCGTAGGCGGCCTCCAGCGTCGCCTCGGTGTGCCGGGGCCGCAGCTGGTCCAGCGTCACGAACAAGGTGGTGCCGCCACCGGTCACCCGCCAGTGGTGCGCGCCGAAGCCCCAGGGCAGGTAGTCGGCCTCGGTGGCGTCCAGCAGCCAATGCGTGGCGACGGCATGCGCGATCGCTTCGTCACCGATGAAAGAGGGTCGGGAGAGCACGGGGCCCGATCGTAGGCAGCACGGGGGCCGCCGTCACCTGGATTTCGCTCCGGTACGGCCGCGCAGGGCGAAGTCCGCGCTGATGACCGCACCGGACCGCAGCAGCCGCTGGTGGACCACCGGCTCCCGGGCGGAGGACGAGGCCACGATGGTGAGGTATCCCTCGGGCAGACCGGTCACGGCGTATTCGCCCCGCTCGTTCGTCGTGGTGCGGACCAGCTGCCGGCCGCCGGTGTCCATGACGGTCACCGCGGCGTGGCGGACGGGCCGCCGCTCGGCGTCGTGGACGGTGCCCCTCAGCATCGGCACGGGCTCGCCGAAGTGGTGGCGGTGGATCGGAAGCGCGGTGGGCGTCGGCACCTCAAGGGAGGGGTCGTCCAACGGGGGCTCCGCCACGTCGTCCGGCTCGACCTCCGCGTCCCCTCGCGCGGCCCGGCGGGACCGCAGCCACGCGTCCAGGCCCAGCAGGGCGACACCTGCCGCGATCCACGCGCACAGCACGAGGACCGGTCCCAGCACCCCCGCCCCGTCGAAGTACAGGATGCCGCGCAGGGCGTCCACCGCGTTGGCGAGGGGCATCACGGCGTGCACCCACTGGAAGGGGGTGGGCAGCAGCGGGGCGGGTGCCACACCGCCGCTGGTGGGGATGGACACCACGATGAACAGGCCCATGCCCAGGGCGGGGAAGAACTGCTTGGCGAACGGCGCCAGACCGGAGGCGAACGTGGCCACCGCGGTGGTGAGCAGGAAGGCGACGCCCAAGGCCCCGGGGGTGAAGGGGAGGTAGCCCAGCCCCACGCCGACGAGGAAGCCGACGACGCTGAGCAGAGCGGCGGCGCCCGCGATCGTCAGCAGCTTCCTGCGCCGGTTGAAGGTCACCGCACGCAGCAGGGTGGTCGCGAGGAGGTAACCGGGGACGCTCCAGGCGATGCCGAAGTAGACCACGGTCGTGCCCATCAGGTCCTTGCCGACCGTGGGGGCCACGTCCTCGACCTCGAGCCGCCGGCCGCCGTCGGCGTCGAGTGCGGTGAACGCCTTGACCAGCGCCTGTTCGAGGGACATGCCGTTGGCCTTGGCCACGTACAGCACGGGGTGCCCGCCGCCACCGGCGAAGCCGGCCACGGCCTCCCGGCCCAGTACCGACCGCCGTGCTTCCTGGCCGTCGGCCACGGCGGTGACGTCGAACCCGCCGGGGTGCTGCCGCCGCAAGGCGGCGTCGACCCGTGCCGCCGACGCCGGGCCGGCCACCACCACCTTCGCGTGGTGCGGCTGGGGCGCGTGCAGAGCCGGGGCGAAACAGAACAGGAAGCCGAGGAAGAGGGCCACGGGGAACCACAGGGTCTCGGCCAGGGTCCGGACCACGGGGGTGCCACGGGGGCGCTCGATCCGTGTCGTCGCGGGTCCACCCGGTACGGCCGTCCGCGTGGCCTGTGCCACCGTTTCTCGCACTGGTCCCCTTCCCTTGGCCACGCTCCGGGCGCATGACAATATCCATGTAATTTACATGCATCTGGATCGCGGCCCGCCACCCCGTTCCACCAGCGCAAAGAGGCGGATGCGAACGGTCACAGGTGCCGGAGCAGGGAGTGCAGCACCGGGTTGTCGTTGTTCTTGCGCCAGACCAGGTGGAGCTCGACCGGGGCCGGGTCGGGCAGCTCCAGCGACCGGAAGGTGATCCCCGGGAAGCGCATCTGGGCGGCCGACTCGGGGACGAAGGCGATGCCCCACCCCGCGTTGACCATGGCCAGCAGGCTGTGGACCTGGCTGAGGTACTGGGTGAAGCGGGGGGTGACCTGGGCGGCCCGGAAGACGCTCACCAGCAGCTCGTGGAAGTAGCGCGCCTCGACCGGTGAGTACATGAGCACTTCCTGCTCGTCGAAGACGTGGACCGGCAGCACCTCGTCCCCCTCCGCCAGCGGATGCTCCCGGGGCACGGCGGCGAGCAGTCCCTCCCTGATGGCGGGGCGCGTCGCGAGGTCGGGCCCGGTGCTCGAAGGACGGATCATCCCCAGATCGAGCGACCCACCCGTGATCGCCTCCAGCTGGTCCCGGGTCACCATCTCACGCAGAACGATCTCGGTGCCGGGCATCGCCGAGCGGGCCACGTCCAGGAGCGGGCCCAGCGAGGAGTGGGCACTGGCCCCGGTGAACCCGATCGCGATCGCACCGGCCTCCCCCGCGGAGACCTGCCGGGCGGACAGTGCGGCCGCTTCCGCCTGGCGGAGGATGGTGCGCGCCTCGTTGAGGAAGGACCGGCCGGCCGGGGTGAGGCGCACCGTGCGGTTGGTGCGGTCCAGCAGCTGCACCCCGAGATCGTGTTCCAGGAGCTGGATCTGCCGGCTCAGTGGTGGCTGCGTCATCCGCAGACGCTCCGCGGCCCGGGTGAAGTGAAGCTCCTCGGCGACGGCGACAAAGCTCACCAGTTGCGTCAATGTGAACATCGATGCTCTCCAGGCATTGAATCATCTAAAAATCGTGTTGGACGTGGATCAATCGCCGACCTTAACGTCAGTCCGAACCAACGGCGAGCAGCCTGCCCCTCAGCGGGGTCCGGCCAGATCGATCACATCCGCCTCACACACCAGGGACACGCAGTAGTGACGATGACGCACACAGCCGCCTCCGCCGCCGGCCAGCACGGCGACGCCACCCTCGACACCATCGCCTGGGTCAAGCTCTCCTCGGTCACCCTGCCGCTGGCCACGCCGATCAGCGATGCCAAGGTCCTGACCGGGCGGCAGAAGCCGATGACCGAAGTGGCCTTCCTGTTCGCGGAGATCGAGACCGAGCAGGGGCACCAGGGCATCGGCTTCAGCTACTCCAAGCGCGCCGGCGGACCCGCCCAGTTCGCGCACGCCAAGGAGATCGTCGACAACCTGATCGGCGCGGACCCCAGCGACATCGGCAAGCTGTGGACCAAGCTGGTCTGGGCCGGGGCGTCGGTGGGGCGCAGCGGTGTGGCCACCCAGGCCATCGCCGCCATCGATGTGGCGCTGTGGGATCTGAAGGCGAAGCGGGCCGGGCTGCCGCTGGCCAAACTGCTGGGCGCGCACCGGGACTCGGTGCGCTGTTACAACACCTCCGGCGGCTTTCTGCACACCCCGACCGAGGAGCTTCTCGACAACGCCACCGCGTCGCTGTCGAACGGCATCGGCGGCATCAAGATCAAGGTGGGCCACCCGGACTCCAAGGAGGACCTGCGCCGGCTGACCGCCGTGCGCGAGCGCATCGGGGACGACGTCCCGCTGATGGTCGACGCCAACCAGCAGTGGGACCGGCCCACCGCACAGCGCATGGGCCGCGCCATGGAGGACTTCGGCCTGGTCTGGATCGAGGAGCCGCTCGACGCCTATGACGCGCAGGGCCACGCGGCCCTCGCCGCCTCCCTGGACACCCCCGTCGCCACCGGCGAGATGCTGGCCAGTGTCGCCGAGCACTACGAGCTGATCCGCCACGGCGCCGCCGACGTCATCCAGCCCGACGCCCCGCGCATCGGCGGCATCACCCAGTTCCTCAAGCTCGCCACGCTCGCCGAGCACAACAACCTCCAGCTGGCCCCGCACTTCGCCATGGAGATCCACGTCCACCTGGCCGCGGCCTACCCCATCGAGCCGTGGGTGGAGCACTTCGACTGGCTGGAGCCGCTGTTCAACGAGCGTCTGACGATCAGCGACGGACGCATGCACCTCTCCGGCCGGCCCGGCCTGGGCATCACCCTGAGCGAGCAGGCGCGCGCCTGGACCCAGGACACCCACGAGGTCGGCAAGCGCCCCTGACCACCCCCTGACCACCGAGGTCCCCCGCATTCCCCTCCCCGCACGGCGGGGAGGGCGCCCGCCTGGCGCGGGCTCCGCCGACGGACGGCGCGGAGCCCGCGCCAGACCCATGTCCGGACCCGCGCCACCCTCATGATGCCAAGTGGGTATTGGAGGATGCCTTTTGAGTGTTGGACACGCATCAGTGGGGGCTCGTAGCGTCTGTCCCGGAACCACGCAGCGCATGCGACGGCGGCCACCGCCGTGTCGCACCACCTCTCAACCGCCTCCCAGGAGCAGAACCACCATGACGTCCTTCACCCCCGCGGAGCTCGGCCGGCGCATCGGAGCGGGCCTGCTCTCCTTCCCGGTCACACACTTCCGCGCGGACGACCTCTCCTTCGACGAGAGCGCCTACCGCGCCAACATCGAGCGCCTCGGCGCGTTCGAGGTCGGCGGTCTGTTCGCCGCGGGCGGCACCGGTGAGTTCTTCTCCCTGACCGCCGCGGAGACCGAAGAGGTGGTCACCGCCGCCGTACAGGCCGCGCCCGAGGGCACCCCGATCCTGGCGCCGTCCGGGTACGGCACCCGCACCGCCATCGAGTACGCCCAGGCCGCCGAGCGGGCCGGCGCCGACGGCATCCTGCTGTTCCCGCCCTACCTCACCGAGGCCGGGCAGGCCGGGCTCGCCCAGCACGTCGAGGCCGTCTGCGCGTCGACGAGCCTCGGTGTCATCGTCTACGGCCGCGCCAACGCCCGCTACAGCGCGGACACCCTCGCCCGCGTCGCCGACTCCTGCCCCAACCTCATCGGATACAAGGACGGCATCGGCGACATCGACGCCATGACCCGCATCCACACCCGGCTCGGCGAGCGCCTCACCTACGTCGGCGGTCTGCCCACCGCCGAGACGTACGCCCTGCCCTACCTCGAACTCGGCGTCACCACCTACTCCTCCGCCATCTTCAACTTCCTGCCCGAGTTCTCCCTCGAGTTCTACGGCGCCGTCCGCGAGCGCCGCCGCGACACCGTCGCCAAGCTGCTGGGCGACTTCGTGCTGCCCTATACCGAGATCCGCAACCGGCAACACGGCTACGCGGTCAGCATCGTCAAGGCCGGGATGACCGCCACCGGGCACAGCGCCGGACCCGTGCGCCCGCCACTGACCGACCTGACCGAGTCCGAGCTCGCCGAACTCACCGCCCTCATCAAGGGCGTGTCCGCGCCGACTGCCTGACCCCTTCCCCTTCCCGCCCGCCGGCCTCCGGCTCGATGCGCAGGACCTGGACGCAGGGCGCCGGCGGGCGGGGAGTGCCACCTCCAGGGCGTCGGCGCGCGGGGTCCACCGCGGGGGGCGCGGACGCCGCCGCTGGTGTCGTACCGCCAGGGCACGGGGGGGGTGTCGCCGAGCTGGTGGCGCTCGACGTGCGGAGGGCCTGAGTCGTACTCCCTTGGGGTGGAAGAACACCTGGGGCACGGCGCCAAGGTGCGGCGCGAACGCAAGGGGCGTTACGGCGTATTGACACTGGCCGCAGCAGCTGGAAGTCTCCATGAGATCCATCTGTGACATCGTTGTCAGCACCCTAGTGTGCGCCTGCGGGGGCCTCATGCCGACACCACCTTCGTCCGCCGAGGCACCGCCCGACGGAACGCCGCGCGAACGGCATCGGGGCGACCCGGATGTGACGGCCCGCCCGCTTTCCCCGTGCTCCGTCCCCTTCCCGAAAGGCAGTACGTTGGTTCGCAGAACTCGCAGTACTCGCAGCACTCGCGGAATACGCACCTTCTCTCTCGCGCTGTCCGCCGCCCTGCTGCTCGGCTTCCCGCCCGCCTCCGTGGCAGCCGGCGCCGCGAGCGCGCCGAAGGCTCCCGCCGCCGTACCCGACTACAGCACGGCCGAGTCCGGCAATCCGATCGTCGACGGCTGGTACGCCGATCCCGACGTCGCGGTCTACGACGGCCGGTACTGGATCTACCCGACCACGTCCCAGGAGTACGACCAGCAGACGTATCTCAACGCGTTCTCCTCGACCGACATGGTGCACTGGACCGAACACCCCAAGGTCCTCGACATCGCCGACATCCCCTGGGCCAAACGCGCCCTCTGGGCGCCCGCACCGGTCGAGCGGAACGGCAAGTACTACCTGTACTTCGCGGCCAACGACATCCAGAACAACTCCGAGCTCGGCGGCATCGGGGTGGCTGTCGCCGACCGTCCCGAAGGCCCTTACCGGGACGCCCTCGGCAAGCCCCTCATCTCGCAGTTCCACAATGGCGCCCAGCCCATCGACCAGGACGTCTTCATCGACGACGACGGCCAGGCATACATGTACTACGGCGGCTGGCACCACGCCAACGTCGTCAAGCTCAACCCGGACATGACCAGCCTCGGCACCTTCGCCGACGGCACCACCTACAAGGAGATCACCCCGGAGAACTACACCGAGGGCTCCTTCATGTTCAAACGGAACGGCAAGTACTACTTGATGTGGTCCGAGGGAGGCTGGACCGGCCCGGACTACTCCGTCTCCTACGCCATGTCCGACTCGCCCACCGGCCCCTTCAAGAAGATCGACAAGGTGCTCGGGCAGGACCCCGCCGTCGCCCGCGGCTCGGGCCACAACTCGGTCGTCAACGTGCCCGGCACCGACATCTGGTACATCCTCTACCACCGCCGCCCGCTCAGCGACACCGAAGGCAACCACCGCCAACTCGCCTACGACCGGATGTACTTCAACGAGGACGGCACCATCCGGCCGGTCACCATGAAGGTCCAGGACGACTTCGGCGACGACAACGCCGTGGGATGGCACACCTACGGCGACGCCCAGTGGTCGGCGACCCGCGGGGCGTACTCCGTCGCCGGAGCCGGCGGGCTGGCGTTGCAGGACACGAACTTCTCGGACCTCGTCTACGAAGCCGACGTCACGCTCACGCACGGCCGCGGCGCGTCCGGACTCGCCTTCCGCGTCACCGGACCCGGCACCGGAGGTGAGGGCTTCCGCGGCTACTACGCCGACCTCACCACCAACGGCCTGGTCCTGGGCAAATCCACGGGCGAGCAGCGAACGGAACTGGCCCGCGCTCGGTTCCGCGTGGCGGTCGGCAGGACCCACCATGTGAAGATCGAGGCCATCGGCTCGTCGATCAAGGTGTACGTCGACGGCACGGCGAAGCCCAGGCTCAGCGTGACGGACGGAAGCTTCGCCTCGGGAGCCAACGGCGTGCGGGCGGGCCTGCGCGGCGCCGGGAACGCGGCGGGCGGCGCGGCAGCCGGCCGGTCCCTCGCCCGCTTCGACAACGTCGCGATCCGGTCGAACGTCTACAGCTTCGAGGCGGCCGGCGCGCCGAACCGCTTCATCCGGCACTACGAGAGCCGCGGCCGGGTCGACCCGAACGTCACGCCCTACGCCGACATGCAGTGGAAGCTGGTTCCGGGTCTGGCGGACCCGGCCGCGGTGTCCCTGGAGTCGGTCAACTACCCCGGCCACTACCTGCGGCGGAAGGGCAACGGCGTGTGGAGCGACGCGCTCACCGACGACGACGCGTTCCGCGCCGACGCGACCTGGCGGCGGGTGCCGGGACTGTCCGACAAGTCTCTGACATCCTTCGAGTCCTACGCCGCCCCGGGGCAGTACCTGAGCCACCGCGCATCGCTCCTGCGCGTCGGGCGCGTCACCGCCGGGAACCGGTCGGACGCCACGTTCCGGGCCTGGTGAACCGCGCCCTGGTCCTGCGCCGAGTCCCCACCACCTGCCGCGCGTGGCGCGGGGCGGTCACCGCCCCGCGCCGTCGCCTTCCGGGGGCGGTCCGCTGGTGCCCCGTACCGTCAAGCAACCGCCGTGGGCAGCGGCCGGCCCTGGTCGCGCTCGGCCAGGAGCAGGCGGCCGGTGTCGACGCCCGACTGCTCGGTGTGATCGCCGCGGATCACCCGCAGTTCCGGCTCCAGGCCATGACGGCGCATGGCGGTCCGGTAGGCCCGCCGCCGCTCCGCGGAGCCCGGTCCGCGACCGCCGTCGATGTGCACGATCCGGCGGTGTCCCAGTTCCACGAGGTGGACCGAGCGGCAGGCCGCCGTCCGCTCCTGGAAGCGGATGATCCAGATCACCGCCGACCTCGAATGTCCGCTGATGAACTCGGAGTTCAACGGCCGCCCCGAGCGGGCCGCGGAGAGCGAGGCCGCCTTCTGGCGCTCGATGGAGGAACTGCTGCCGGTCTTCGAGCGCGAGGGCATCGCCCTCAACCTCGAAGCCCACCCGGACGACTTCTGCGAGGAGAACACCCCCGCCGTCGACCTGGTGCGCGCCATCAACAAGCCCTGGGTGAACTACCTCTACTGCGCCCCGCACACCTTCCACCTGTCCGGCGCCGACCCGACGGCGGACATCGCGGAGATGATGGCTTACGCGGGCGACAAGCTCCAGCATGTGCACATCGCGGACTCCTTCCACCACAAGGGTTCCTCGGGCCTGCGCTACATCCTCAACCCGCCCGGCACCCCCGCCCGCATCCACCAGCACCTCGACATCGGCCAGGGCGAAGTCGACTGGGACACCTTCTTCGGCACCCTCCGGGAGCTGAACTTCGACGGCGTCGCCACGGCGTGCGTCTTCGCCTGGGAAGAACGGGCCCGGGACTCCTCGGCGTTCCTGCTGGACCGGATCGTCAAGGAGCTCGCCGCGTAGGGCCTCGCGGCACATCGGCCACCCGTGCGCCACTGCCCGCCCTCCGCGCGGGCGGGCAGTGGCTCGGGGCCGCGCGCCGTCCGCGCGGCTCAGGGCATCTCGAAGTCCGCGAAGTCGAAGCCGGGGGCCACCACGCAGGTCACCAGCACCGGTTCGGCACCGGCGGGCTCGGCGCTCTGCCAGACGCCGCCGGGGATGACGGACTGCGGCACCTCGCCGCGCTCGATCCCGTTGCCCAGGACGACGACATCGGCACCCGCCTCGTCGGGAGCCGCGCCGCTCCCGCCCAGGCGCAGCCGCAGCGGCCCGCCCCGGTGCCACAGCCACACCTCGTCCGACCGGACACGGTGCCAGCGGGAGACCTCCCCGGGGTGCAGCAGGAAGTAGATACCGGTGGCGAAGGCCCGCTCGCCGTCGTAGCCGCCGGGGACGGCGCCGGCGGACGTCCGCCAGGTCTCGCGGAACCATCCGCCCTCGACATGTGGCTGGAGTCCGAGGTGTGATACGAGGTCAGAGACGTCAGTCATGGCCGTATCCTCCCCCACCCGGCACGGTCGTCGACGCCCTGGGCTTCGACGGGTGGGTCGGCTGTGCGTACACCCCCCGCGCCGGGACGAGCGGAGGTCTCGGCCGGCGCCCCGACCAGCGAGGAGCGAACGCATGAGGATCGTCATCACGGGCGCCTTCGGCTTCCTGGGCCGGCAGGTCACCGACGCCTTGCTCGGCACGCGGACGTTCCGTGGTGCGCCGGTCGACCGGCTGGTGCTCGCCGACCGCGTCGTGCCGTCCGGCGCGGCGGTGGCCGCCGACCCGCTCGTGGACATCGTGCGGGGCGACGTGGCCGACCGGCTCGGCGAGCTGTTCGCCGAGCCGGTGGATGTGCTGATCCACCTCGCCGCCGCGGTATCGGCCGCGTGCGAGGCCGACTTCGACCTCGGGATGAGCGCGAATGTGGACACCACGCGCGCACTGCTGGAGGCCGCGCGAGCCCAGTCGGCGGCGGGCGGGCCGATGCCCCGGGTGGTGTTCTCCAGCAGTGTCGCGGTCTACGGTGCCGACCCCGCGCTGCCGCTGCCGCCGGTCGTCAGCGAGTCGACCCTGCCCACGCCGCGGTCGAGCTACGGGACGCAGAAACTCGTCTGCGAGCAGCTGATCGCGGACTACACCCGCCGCGGTTTCCTCGACGGACGGGTCGCGCGCCTGATGACCGTGTCGGTACGGCCGGGCAAGCCGAACGCGGCCGCCTCCGGCTTCCTGTCCGGCATCATCCGCGAGCCGCTCGCCGGCTCCCCGGCGATCTGCCCGGTCCGCCCCGGCCTGAGGGTGGCCCTGGCCTCGCCGCGCCGCACCGTCGCGGGCATCCTGCGTGTCGCGGAGGTCGAGCGCGGCGCCGGGCCGGGCCGGC is a window from the Streptomyces luomodiensis genome containing:
- a CDS encoding carboxypeptidase regulatory-like domain-containing protein, producing MRETVAQATRTAVPGGPATTRIERPRGTPVVRTLAETLWFPVALFLGFLFCFAPALHAPQPHHAKVVVAGPASAARVDAALRRQHPGGFDVTAVADGQEARRSVLGREAVAGFAGGGGHPVLYVAKANGMSLEQALVKAFTALDADGGRRLEVEDVAPTVGKDLMGTTVVYFGIAWSVPGYLLATTLLRAVTFNRRRKLLTIAGAAALLSVVGFLVGVGLGYLPFTPGALGVAFLLTTAVATFASGLAPFAKQFFPALGMGLFIVVSIPTSGGVAPAPLLPTPFQWVHAVMPLANAVDALRGILYFDGAGVLGPVLVLCAWIAAGVALLGLDAWLRSRRAARGDAEVEPDDVAEPPLDDPSLEVPTPTALPIHRHHFGEPVPMLRGTVHDAERRPVRHAAVTVMDTGGRQLVRTTTNERGEYAVTGLPEGYLTIVASSSAREPVVHQRLLRSGAVISADFALRGRTGAKSR
- a CDS encoding LysR substrate-binding domain-containing protein: MFTLTQLVSFVAVAEELHFTRAAERLRMTQPPLSRQIQLLEHDLGVQLLDRTNRTVRLTPAGRSFLNEARTILRQAEAAALSARQVSAGEAGAIAIGFTGASAHSSLGPLLDVARSAMPGTEIVLREMVTRDQLEAITGGSLDLGMIRPSSTGPDLATRPAIREGLLAAVPREHPLAEGDEVLPVHVFDEQEVLMYSPVEARYFHELLVSVFRAAQVTPRFTQYLSQVHSLLAMVNAGWGIAFVPESAAQMRFPGITFRSLELPDPAPVELHLVWRKNNDNPVLHSLLRHL
- a CDS encoding L-talarate/galactarate dehydratase; the protein is MTHTAASAAGQHGDATLDTIAWVKLSSVTLPLATPISDAKVLTGRQKPMTEVAFLFAEIETEQGHQGIGFSYSKRAGGPAQFAHAKEIVDNLIGADPSDIGKLWTKLVWAGASVGRSGVATQAIAAIDVALWDLKAKRAGLPLAKLLGAHRDSVRCYNTSGGFLHTPTEELLDNATASLSNGIGGIKIKVGHPDSKEDLRRLTAVRERIGDDVPLMVDANQQWDRPTAQRMGRAMEDFGLVWIEEPLDAYDAQGHAALAASLDTPVATGEMLASVAEHYELIRHGAADVIQPDAPRIGGITQFLKLATLAEHNNLQLAPHFAMEIHVHLAAAYPIEPWVEHFDWLEPLFNERLTISDGRMHLSGRPGLGITLSEQARAWTQDTHEVGKRP
- the kdgD gene encoding 5-dehydro-4-deoxyglucarate dehydratase — its product is MTSFTPAELGRRIGAGLLSFPVTHFRADDLSFDESAYRANIERLGAFEVGGLFAAGGTGEFFSLTAAETEEVVTAAVQAAPEGTPILAPSGYGTRTAIEYAQAAERAGADGILLFPPYLTEAGQAGLAQHVEAVCASTSLGVIVYGRANARYSADTLARVADSCPNLIGYKDGIGDIDAMTRIHTRLGERLTYVGGLPTAETYALPYLELGVTTYSSAIFNFLPEFSLEFYGAVRERRRDTVAKLLGDFVLPYTEIRNRQHGYAVSIVKAGMTATGHSAGPVRPPLTDLTESELAELTALIKGVSAPTA
- a CDS encoding family 43 glycosylhydrolase, encoding MVRRTRSTRSTRGIRTFSLALSAALLLGFPPASVAAGAASAPKAPAAVPDYSTAESGNPIVDGWYADPDVAVYDGRYWIYPTTSQEYDQQTYLNAFSSTDMVHWTEHPKVLDIADIPWAKRALWAPAPVERNGKYYLYFAANDIQNNSELGGIGVAVADRPEGPYRDALGKPLISQFHNGAQPIDQDVFIDDDGQAYMYYGGWHHANVVKLNPDMTSLGTFADGTTYKEITPENYTEGSFMFKRNGKYYLMWSEGGWTGPDYSVSYAMSDSPTGPFKKIDKVLGQDPAVARGSGHNSVVNVPGTDIWYILYHRRPLSDTEGNHRQLAYDRMYFNEDGTIRPVTMKVQDDFGDDNAVGWHTYGDAQWSATRGAYSVAGAGGLALQDTNFSDLVYEADVTLTHGRGASGLAFRVTGPGTGGEGFRGYYADLTTNGLVLGKSTGEQRTELARARFRVAVGRTHHVKIEAIGSSIKVYVDGTAKPRLSVTDGSFASGANGVRAGLRGAGNAAGGAAAGRSLARFDNVAIRSNVYSFEAAGAPNRFIRHYESRGRVDPNVTPYADMQWKLVPGLADPAAVSLESVNYPGHYLRRKGNGVWSDALTDDDAFRADATWRRVPGLSDKSLTSFESYAAPGQYLSHRASLLRVGRVTAGNRSDATFRAW
- a CDS encoding cupin domain-containing protein; the encoded protein is MTDVSDLVSHLGLQPHVEGGWFRETWRTSAGAVPGGYDGERAFATGIYFLLHPGEVSRWHRVRSDEVWLWHRGGPLRLRLGGSGAAPDEAGADVVVLGNGIERGEVPQSVIPGGVWQSAEPAGAEPVLVTCVVAPGFDFADFEMP
- the denD gene encoding D-erythronate dehydrogenase; amino-acid sequence: MRIVITGAFGFLGRQVTDALLGTRTFRGAPVDRLVLADRVVPSGAAVAADPLVDIVRGDVADRLGELFAEPVDVLIHLAAAVSAACEADFDLGMSANVDTTRALLEAARAQSAAGGPMPRVVFSSSVAVYGADPALPLPPVVSESTLPTPRSSYGTQKLVCEQLIADYTRRGFLDGRVARLMTVSVRPGKPNAAASGFLSGIIREPLAGSPAICPVRPGLRVALASPRRTVAGILRVAEVERGAGPGRLDGGVPVNLPALTVSVADMLTTLRRVAGDATADLVTIAPDPDIEAIVGSWPADFDNARAAALGLDRDPSFEALVRDYLEDHADAVGDGARP